A window of Ictidomys tridecemlineatus isolate mIctTri1 chromosome 15, mIctTri1.hap1, whole genome shotgun sequence contains these coding sequences:
- the Lypd4 gene encoding ly6/PLAUR domain-containing protein 4 isoform X1 gives MGSQHLRPVHLLCLLGAISSLPWADTLLCYEARASAFRAVTFHNWRWLLMRSMVCKLREGCEETLVLIESGTRRGVVGFKGCTSSLSYHQQVSYLVSPPGVSIASYSHVCRTFLCNNLTNLQPFVRLKAKSAKSTSSSSNTCPTCVGRHNEECLPNFVSSETCPSVAHSCFSSTFKFQAGTLNTTFLILGCARKYQNLLSDFHHIGSIKVTEVLNIIQKSQTVGAGPSSQDPSWGILLGLLLVFRY, from the exons ATGGGATCCCAGCATTTGAGACCTGTGCATCTGCTCTGCCTCCTAGGGGCCATCTCTTCTCTACCTT GGGCTGATACTCTTTTGTGCTATGAAGCAAGAGCCTCAGCATTCAGAGCTGTTACCTTCCATAACTGGAGGTGGCTTCTGATGAGGAGCATGGTGTGTAAGCTGAGAGAAGGCTGTGAGGAGACACTAGTGCTCATTGAGTCAG GGACCAGAAGGGGAGTTGTGGGGTTTAAAGGCTGCACTTCAAGCTTATCTTACCATCAACAAGTCTCCTACCTTGTTTCACCTCCTGGAGTGTCCATTGCCTCCTATAGTCACGTTTGCCGGACCTTTCTCTGCAATAACCTCACCAACTTGCAGCCTTTTGTGAGGCTCAAGGCCAAATCTGCTAAGTCTACCTCAAGTTCTTCGAATACTTGCCCAACATGTGTGGGCAGGCACAATGAGGAGTGTCTTCCAAATTTTGTCTCCTCTGAGACTTGTCCCTCTGTTGCCCATAGCTGTTTCAGTTCCACCTTCAAATTTCAGGCAG GGACGCTCAATACCACCTTCCTCATCTTGGGCTGTGCTCGTAAATATCAGAATCTCTTATCAGATTTTCATCATATTGGAAGTATCAAAGTGACTGAGGTCCTCAACATCATACAGAAGTCCCAGACTGTTGGTGCGGGGCCCTCTAGTCAAGATCCTTCTTGGGGAATTCTCTTAGGCCTCCTGCTTGTCTTCAGGTACTGA